CCTTTGAAGGCCGTCAATAGAAAACCTATTTTACCTTCTGCCGAGGAGATTGCCCAGAACCCTAGGGCGCGTTCGGCTAAATTGAGAATTGCAGAAAAAATTGCCGACTAATTATGGCGAATGCTAAAAAGAAACAGCGAAGAGAGTTTAAGCTTCCCCCTTTGATGAGCCAATTACAGGCCCTTGCTTTTATGCTCTTTCAGAATATCAACTTTATTTTTTTCTTGGCCCTTTTGGGGATCATCTACATTGCCAACTCGCATTATGCGGTAGAAACGGTAAAAGAGATTCGGGAGCTGCAAGGAGAACTAAAGAAGGTCAGTTGGGAGAGTAATGCCCGCAAATCGGACCTCATGTATGAGAGTATGTTGTCTAGAGTTTCTCAGCGTTCTGAGCATTTGGGCCTGAAGCCACTCAAGGGCAAGCCCAAGAAAATTGAAGTTAAAAAAGAATAATCCTAGGTCATGAAAATCACTAAACTGACGCCCAAACAGGATGTGCTATGGCGGATCTACCTGACCTTTGCCCTAATGGGCTTTATTGGTATTCTCATCATGGGGCGCATTGCCAGTATTCAGTACTTTGAGGGCAGCCAACTCCGTGAGAAAGCCGAGCAAGAGCATATTGCCTTGAAGGATGTGAAGGCCCCCAGAGGAAATATCTTAGCCGATGACGGTAGCCTTTTGGCCACCTCCCTCCCCTATTTTAAGGTGCATTGGGATACCAAAGTAGTGCCTAGAGATACCTTTGATAAATATGTGGATACCCTAGCCACTTGTTTAGCCACCTATGTTTATACGGATAAAACGCCGGGGCTTTGTCGCCAAGAGCTCATCAATGCCCGAGACAGCAGCCGTCGCTACCACCCTATTTTGCCCAATGTGAGCTACATTTTGCTGCAGAAGATCAAGGAGTTTCCCATTTTCTCTATGGGCGATCGCCTGAAGAGCGGTCTGATTGTCGAGCAGATGGCCAAGCGGCAATACCCCTTTAAGATGTTGGCCCACCGAACCATTGGCTACAGCCGAGTGGTCCAAACAGCTAATGGTCCAGATACCCTTTCGGTCGGATTGGAGCGTTCTTTTGATGATGTTTTGGCTGGAGAACAAGGCAAACAATATATGCAGCGCCTAAGTAAAGACCTTTGGGTGCCTGTAGATGATATTTCTAAAATTGAGCCTCGGGCAGGACAGGATATTGTCACGACCATTGATGTCAATATTCAAGATGTAACCGAACGGGCCCTACTCGAAAGCCTTCAGCAATATGAGGGAGAGCATGGCTGTGCCATTGTGATGGATGTAAAAACAGGAGCCATTAAGGCCATAGCCAATATTGGGTTTAATAAGGAGCGGACCGAGTTTTGGGAAAACTACAACTATGCGGTTGGAGAACGGACCGAGCCTGGCTCTACCTTTAAGCTAGCCTCTATTATGGCCCTAATGGAAGACGGCTATGTCAAACCCACAGATACGGTCAACCTCAATGAAGGGCGCTGGCAATTCTATGATGAAACCATGGAAGATGCCTCTTATCATGGGCTGCGTTTGACTACCGTAGGCAAAGCCTTTGAAATCTCTTCTAATGTGGGGATTGCCAAATTGACGCATAAGTATTATAACAAAAGTAAGGAAGGCCAAAGCCAGTTTATTCAGCGGCTATCGGATATGGTCTTGACCCAATCTACCAATGTGGATATTGATGGAGAGCGCGAGCCTTATATTAAAGACCCCAACAATAGCGATTGGAGTGGTATTACCATTCCTTGGATGTCTATTGGTTATGAGTCGGAGCTTACGCCCCTACAAATGCTGACCTTCTACTCGGCGGTGGCCAATGGCGGCCAGATGATGAAGCCGCAAATTGTTACGGAGATTCGCTCTTATGGCTCGGTGGTCAAAAAGATTCCGCCCAAGGTGGTCAAGCGCCGAATTGCCTCAGAGGCGACCATCCAAGCCGCTACCGACATGCTTAAACGAGTAGTGGCCTCGCCCAAGGGAACGGCACACAGTATCTATACCCCTCGCTACGATATTGCGGGCAAAACGGGTACGGCCATTATGAACTATAAGGCCCATAAACAAAAGGGCGAAGCCAAGCGCTATCGGGGATCATTTGCGGGCTTTTTTCCTGCCGATAATCCCGCCTATGCTTGTGTGGTGGTCATTACCAACCCCCGTACTGGTTTTTATGGAGGTCGTGTAGCCGCTCCCGTATTTAGAAAGATTGCTGACTATTGCTACTCGCTTTCTCTGGGTTCTCATAAGGCCCTCAATGCCGATGAGGCCGTTTATACCGATGCGACTTTGCCTCGTTTGCCCGTGGGCCAAAAGGAAGACCTCAACTACATCATGAAAGAGCTGAATCTGCCCTTTGCCGATAGCTCGGCCACCCCTTGGGCGGTGGGTATGATTCGCAATGATTCGATTAACCTACGCAGCCGAAATGTACAAAAGGATGTGGTCCCCAATGTAGTGGGTATGGGCCTTAAAGATGCCCTATTCTTGCTAGAAAACAACCGACTTCGGGTTCGGGTGTTGGGGGTAGGAAAAGTCAAATCGCAATCGGTGCCTGCTGGCCGCAGCATTCAATCTGTTCAAACTATTACTCTCGTTCTCGGATAAGTTTTTTATATGTCTACCCTCAAGGACCTTTTAGCCAATATCAATTATAACATCAAAGGGCGCTCTCCTGCCGATCTAGAATTAGCTGGACTTTGCCTAGATTCTCGACAAGCTAAGATGGGCTGGCTCTTTGCCGCCCTTCCTGGCAGCCAGGTCGATGGTCACGATTATATTGAGCAAGCCTTGGCTAATGGTTGCTCGGCGGTGCTTTGCGAAAGATGGCCCAAAAAAATAGCCGCTAAGGTCTGTTATATTAAGGTAGAAAAAGTAGCCGATGCTTTAGGTCCACTAGCGGCCAACTTTTATGAGCAGCCCAGCCAACAACTGGCTTTGGTGGGCGTAACGGGCACCAATGGAAAGACAAGTACGGTGAGCCTGCTGTATCGGCTGTTTAAAAAGCTGGGCCATAAGGTGGGCCTGATTTCCACTATTGAGAATCGCATTGATGATGAAGTGCTAAAATCTACGCATACTACGCCCAATGCCATTGAGCTGCAAGCCCTTTTGGCCCAAATGCGAGATGCAGCCTGCGATTATGTCTTTATGGAAGTGAGCTCGCATGCTGCCGAGCAAGGCCGCATTGCTGGCGCTCATTTTACAGGCGGCGTTTTTAGCAATATCTCTCACGATCATCTCGATTATCACAAGACCTTTAAGAATTATATTTTTGCCAAAAAGCGCTTTTTTGACCAGCTACCGAGCTCGGCTTTTGCCCTAGTCAATGCCGACGATAAACGGGCGGAGGTCATGCTCCAAAATTGCTCGGCCAAAGCCTACCGCTATGCGCAAAAGCAATTGGCCGATTTTCGATTTCGCTTGCTAGAAAATAGCCTTTCGGGCTTGCAACTGGAACTAGATGGCCAAGAATTTCACTGCAGTTTGGTGGGCGATTTTAATGCCTACAACCTACTGGCGGTCTATGCTACCGCTATTTTGCTCGAAGAACCCAAAACGGAGGTCCTACGCATTCTCTCTAGCCTGAAACCACCGGCGGGCCGCTTTGAATATGTGCGCATTCCCAACAATCCTGTGCAAGCCATTGTGGATTATGCCCATACCCCCGATGCCCTAGAAAAGGTTTTACAAACCCTAAAAGCGACCACATCTACAGGCCGAATTATTACGGTGGTGGGCTGTGGGGGCAACCGAGATAATAGCAAAAGGCCCATTATGGCCCAAAAAGCGGCCGCTTATTCCGATCTACTCATCTTGAGCTCTGATAATCCCCGATTTGAAGAGCCCGAAGCCATTCTAGACGAAATGTGGGCGGGCCTAAGCAAGGCCCAACAGGCCCAAACTTACCGCCAAGTCAATCGCCGTGAAGCCATCCGCTGGGCCTGCCAACTGGCCCAAGCCGAGGACGTAATTTTAGTGGCGGGTAAGGGACATGAAACCTACCAAGAAATTAAGGGGGAACGCCTTCCCTTTGATGATCGAGAAGAGTTGCGCCAAGCCTTGGAAGAGCAGTTGGCAAAGTTTGTTTAGCGCTGCTTGGCCTCCCTCAACTTATAACATCCAACAATTTGCCCCTTTGGCCCTAATCACTGGCTGCAGGGAATATATCGGAACTGTTCTGTTTTTTTCTGTATCTAATTAAAAATTGGGCGTTTAGCTTAAGTCAACCCCAAACAAGCAGGAAAGGGAAAAGACAAGATTTGAAACCGTCCTTATTTCAACTCCTCCTTAGCACTTACTGATATTTTGGGGCCTGCCGCCTTCGGCGGCCGGGCCCTTTCAGGGCTCGCAGGTCTGCTCGGCCCTGCGGGCTCATTTCATTTCGCCCTGGGTCTGCCGCTGCGCGGCCCCCTTTCAGGCCCCTAGGCCAAGTCGCTTCGCTCCTTTGCGGCGGCTTCGCCGCCTGCTAGCTGTGGCTGCAGGTTGAAACCAGCAGCCATACAACAATCCCATTCTACATCTATAGTGCGGAGAGGATTAAAATCCTCTACCGCTTTGAACAAGGATTATTTTTTCTTCGGCGGTTTTGTTTTTTTCTCCCCCATAAATTTCATGGGAACCCTAGGGCCAAGGCCCTAGGCTAACTAAAAAATCGCCATCCCCTCATTCGAGGGGATTTTCTGTTCCACTAAGCTCCATCAGCAAAGAAGGGCTAAAATGTTTATTTATGGAGGGTTTTAACCCTCCATTGAACACAAAAATGCATTCGTTAATTGGCTGTAGGTTTCAACCTACAGCCATGGCCGAAGGCCAAACGGCCTAGCGATGGAAGGCAGTGCGGCAAAGCCGCAGACCCAGCAAAAACTTGTTTTTTGCGCAGGGCCGAGCGAATAGCGAGCTGCCGAACGTAGCGCCCGCCGCAGGCGGGAGGCCCCTAAAAAATAAATTTGCGTTTATATTAAAAAGTAACTACCTTTACAAGGTTACGTAAAACAAGTGCTGTATTTATAACTATAATTTATATTTTTCATCTAGACGACCTTAAAGAACATGAAGGAAGAAACACAACAAGTAGATTTGACTACTATAAATCTTGACAGTTTAGCCATTCTGAAAAAGAATGACTACCTAAAATTATTAAAAAAGCCCAGCAGCTTAAAAAAGAAAGAAGCGTTTATTTTTATCTGTAAATATGAATGTGTGAATGGCAAACTACCTATTGTAGCTGTTCCCTATAAAAAAATGTCTGAAGCGAAAAAAGATTTTAAAGACCGGGTAAAAAAGGACAAAAAAGCTTTTGGCGGTAGTAAATTCATCTTATTAGCGGAGACTAATATTGTTAAAGAAGAAGATGGCAACCTCATCTTTGAAGCACGACCTCTTGCAGGTGGAGCAGATATTGAAGTAGCAGCTGCAAAACTATTTTCAAAAATGAAAATGGGATTCCGTTTAATTGGAGAAGCTACCCCCGAACAACTAGAGGCCCAAAAAGAGCTAGAGAAAGATTTGAGTCCTCAAGAATTGGAGCAACTAGCGAAGAAGAAAGCTAAGCGTTTAGCACGCTATGCTAAAATAAGTGAGAATCTAAGCAAGCTTGAATTAGCCCTCTCTAAGTTTCAGGAGGAGACCAAAAAAGAATCACTAGCCGCTAACATTCAAAAAATGGAAGAGGCCTTAGGAGTCATGGTAGATGAGGCCTTAAGTGATGGAGTTATTGATGCCGAAGAACAGCAACAAATAGACGCTTTAGAAGCTCAGCTCCTAAAATTGAATACTAGCTCTGCTCCTACTACTCTCTCAAAAGAAGAGATAAATCTTCGAATGGCAAAAGTAGATGAAAATATTGCTCGCCTTAAAGCAGCATTAAAAATATCATAACCCAAATACTAATATATAATGAATCAGAAAGATCAAAAGCTATACGATAAGCTTCAAATTATTAAGCCCAATATCCAACAGTATAAAGCAGAAATAGAAGAATGCTTACGTTTGGGTAAATCTGCTCAACTTCTAAGTGCAGTAGAATTAAAAGAAATGGATAGCCGCTTGGCGGATATTTTTGCTATTGAGCAACGTGTACTTGAAATTGAGCAGAAGAAGGGTTGGTTTTTTACTCAGGACGAAGAGGTTCCTCCTTACCCTAACTTTGCATCTTTTAGAGCGGCCATTATGGAGCCGTTAATTGACATCATTGAAGATGAAGGGCTAGATGATTCATCTAACGAGATTATACCTGATCGCAATATTAGTTACAAAGACTCTTTTTTGGCTTGCTTAAATATCAACGACATTTCAAACTGGAAATCGGCATTTAGGGCTAATAGCACTATAGACAACTATCTTCAAACTGTTTTTAATAATTTTGGAAGTAGGATCACTAGTCTAAGTCTATCCAAATACGCTAAGATAGTTGCAAGAAAGATCTGGGTGGATCTTGTAGTGTTAGGAAAATCTACAATTATCCCTATCGACCCAGAAGTTGACTTTGAACAAGCCAAGCCAATGGACTATAATCTCACGGATGACTTGGATATGTTAGAAACTGTAGGACCTGTTCCTAAGAGATTTAGACAAAGAGTAAGGCAATTTCAGCTAACTATGCTTAATAGTCAACCACAGGGTTTTATGGATTTTGCAGTAGAGTGGAAAGCTATACTAATACATATCGGTAAAGACCCTGAAATCTATTTCAACAAAAATGATTTAAAAAACAAAAAGAAGACACATAAAAACATGTCCAAAAAACAGCATAAAGCAAATTACCAAAATGCACTTTCAAGGTTAATGATTTTAATGGATCAAAATCTATATTTTACCAAAAGTGAATATCTAAGTAATGAGGTGATTACTGTTTTAGCAAATCCTGAAAATGGAAAAGTTCCCAGTATGGCAAAGAGAGAAAACAAAAAAGGGAATAATATTAGTTCAAGCACTAATTTTCTTTTTGCTCCAGGGTATACGACTCCTCCCCCCTCCAATATCAACGCAGGAATATCTACTTTTAACAACCTCTCACTCAATTTTCC
This genomic interval from Saprospira grandis contains the following:
- a CDS encoding FtsL-like putative cell division protein, whose product is MANAKKKQRREFKLPPLMSQLQALAFMLFQNINFIFFLALLGIIYIANSHYAVETVKEIRELQGELKKVSWESNARKSDLMYESMLSRVSQRSEHLGLKPLKGKPKKIEVKKE
- a CDS encoding penicillin-binding protein; this encodes MKITKLTPKQDVLWRIYLTFALMGFIGILIMGRIASIQYFEGSQLREKAEQEHIALKDVKAPRGNILADDGSLLATSLPYFKVHWDTKVVPRDTFDKYVDTLATCLATYVYTDKTPGLCRQELINARDSSRRYHPILPNVSYILLQKIKEFPIFSMGDRLKSGLIVEQMAKRQYPFKMLAHRTIGYSRVVQTANGPDTLSVGLERSFDDVLAGEQGKQYMQRLSKDLWVPVDDISKIEPRAGQDIVTTIDVNIQDVTERALLESLQQYEGEHGCAIVMDVKTGAIKAIANIGFNKERTEFWENYNYAVGERTEPGSTFKLASIMALMEDGYVKPTDTVNLNEGRWQFYDETMEDASYHGLRLTTVGKAFEISSNVGIAKLTHKYYNKSKEGQSQFIQRLSDMVLTQSTNVDIDGEREPYIKDPNNSDWSGITIPWMSIGYESELTPLQMLTFYSAVANGGQMMKPQIVTEIRSYGSVVKKIPPKVVKRRIASEATIQAATDMLKRVVASPKGTAHSIYTPRYDIAGKTGTAIMNYKAHKQKGEAKRYRGSFAGFFPADNPAYACVVVITNPRTGFYGGRVAAPVFRKIADYCYSLSLGSHKALNADEAVYTDATLPRLPVGQKEDLNYIMKELNLPFADSSATPWAVGMIRNDSINLRSRNVQKDVVPNVVGMGLKDALFLLENNRLRVRVLGVGKVKSQSVPAGRSIQSVQTITLVLG
- a CDS encoding UDP-N-acetylmuramoyl-L-alanyl-D-glutamate--2,6-diaminopimelate ligase, coding for MSTLKDLLANINYNIKGRSPADLELAGLCLDSRQAKMGWLFAALPGSQVDGHDYIEQALANGCSAVLCERWPKKIAAKVCYIKVEKVADALGPLAANFYEQPSQQLALVGVTGTNGKTSTVSLLYRLFKKLGHKVGLISTIENRIDDEVLKSTHTTPNAIELQALLAQMRDAACDYVFMEVSSHAAEQGRIAGAHFTGGVFSNISHDHLDYHKTFKNYIFAKKRFFDQLPSSAFALVNADDKRAEVMLQNCSAKAYRYAQKQLADFRFRLLENSLSGLQLELDGQEFHCSLVGDFNAYNLLAVYATAILLEEPKTEVLRILSSLKPPAGRFEYVRIPNNPVQAIVDYAHTPDALEKVLQTLKATTSTGRIITVVGCGGNRDNSKRPIMAQKAAAYSDLLILSSDNPRFEEPEAILDEMWAGLSKAQQAQTYRQVNRREAIRWACQLAQAEDVILVAGKGHETYQEIKGERLPFDDREELRQALEEQLAKFV